A single window of Sphaerodactylus townsendi isolate TG3544 linkage group LG03, MPM_Stown_v2.3, whole genome shotgun sequence DNA harbors:
- the ZBTB39 gene encoding zinc finger and BTB domain-containing protein 39 gives MGMRIKLHSTDHPNNLLKELNKCRLSETMCDVTIVVGSRSFPAHKAVLACAAGYFQSLFLNSGLDAARTYVVDFITPANFEKILSFVYTSELFTDLINVGVIYEVAEKLGMDDLLKACHSTFPDLESSAVTKQPSMSGERQPSGALIEPNHEIRNSAEQPGPERNSTAHGEAAGGYKEDPGNEASHNLMPPQTPKTEEQESPASFAVAVNMVSQAGLSSAQNTVGSCQPYKIQNNGDFSKGIFFSCDASLDISTGSNSCPSNSDHSKDQGFGHMDDLQLEDLGEDELTFEDPTEELGAAEEVIELSDDSEEELPFEHDSRDSKAMPCQVCKKVLEPNVQLIRQHARDHVDLLTGNCKVCETHFQDRNARVTHVLSHIGIFLFSCDMCETKFFTQWQLNLHRREGIFDNNVIVHPSDPLMGKVSLFSGDLACAACGKALAKDFHVVRAHVLDHVSLKGHTCDLCNQRHLNLCSLMWHTLSHLGISVFSCSICANSFVDRPLLEKHMAVHQSMEEALFRCHYCGQAFKLEAAYRYHVSQHKCSNSFDLVRPSFGNRRHPPALQKRKLSEEFLSEDVALQSQPGNSKYSCKICGKRFAHTSEFNYHRRIHTGEKPYQCKVCHKFFRGRSTIKCHLKTHSGALMYRCTVCGHYSSTLNLMSKHIGVHKGSLPPDFTIEQTFMYIIHSKDTEKNTDS, from the coding sequence ATGGGCATGAGGATTAAACTACACAGCACGGATCACCCCAACAACCTACTAAAGGAACTGAACAAATGCAGGTTGTCGGAAACCATGTGCGACGTGACCATCGTGGTGGGCAGCCGTTCTTTTCCGGCTCACAAAGCGGTTCTGGCGTGTGCAGCTGGTTATTTCCAGAGCCTCTTCCTCAATTCGGGGCTTGATGCCGCCCGCACCTACGTGGTGGATTTCATCACTCCGGCCAACTTTGAAAAGATCCTGAGCTTTGTCTACACCTCGGAGCTTTTCACGGACCTGATCAACGTAGGTGTCATTTATGAGGTTGCCGAAAAATTGGGCATGGACGATTTGCTGAAGGCCTGCCATTCGACCTTCCCCGATTTGGAGAGCTCAGCTGTCACTAAACAGCCCTCCATGTCCGGTGAAAGGCAGCCGAGTGGGGCTTTGATCGAACCGAACCATGAAATTCGGAACAGTGCGGAGCAGCCTGGACCGGAACGGAATTCTACTGCGCACGGTGAAGCAGCAGGTGGTTATAAAGAGGATCCTGGGAACGAAGCCAGTCATAATTTGATGCCTCCGCAGACTCCCAAAACGGAAGAACAAGAATCACCTGCCTCATTCGCCGTTGCCGTGAACATGGTGTCTCAGGCTGGTCTCAGCAGCGCACAAAACACTGTGGGCTCTTGCCAGCCCTATAAGATCCAGAACAACGGGGACTTCAGCAAAGGCATTTTCTTTTCCTGCGACGCCTCGCTGGATATCTCCACAGGCAGTAACTCCTGCCCCAGCAATAGTGACCACTCCAAGGACCAGGGCTTTGGCCATATGGATGACCTGCAGCTGGAAGACCTGGGAGAGGATGAGCTGACCTTTGAAGATCCCACCGAGGAGCTGGGGGCCGCCGAAGAAGTCATCGAGCTGAGCGACGATAGCGAGGAAGAGTTGCCTTTTGAACACGACAGCCGGGACAGCAAGGCCATGCCCTGCCAAGTGTGCAAGAAAGTTCTAGAACCTAACGTGCAGCTGATTCGCCAGCACGCCAGGGACCACGTCGATCTGCTGACCGGCAACTGCAAAGTTTGCGAGACCCACTTCCAAGACAGGAACGCGAGGGTCACCCACGTCCTGTCCCACATTgggattttcctcttttcttgtgACATGTGCGAGACGAAGTTTTTCACTCAGTGGCAGCTTAACCTCCACCGCCGGGAGGGGATATTTGATAACAACGTCATTGTCCATCCCAGCGACCCACTGATGGGGAAGGTCAGCTTGTTTAGTGGGGACTTGGCTTGCGCTGCCTGCGGCAAGGCACTGGCCAAAGATTTCCACGTGGTCCGGGCCCATGTCTTGGACCACGTGAGCTTGAAAGGCCACACGTGCGACCTGTGCAACCAGCGGCATCTAAACCTCTGCAGCCTGATGTGGCACACGCTCTCCCACCTGGGGATCTCGGTTTTTTCTTGCTCCATTTGTGCCAACAGTTTTGTGGACAGGCCTCTCCTGGAGAAGCACATGGCGGTGCACCAAAGCATGGAGGAAGCCCTCTTCCGGTGTCACTACTGCGGCCAGGCGTTCAAGCTGGAAGCCGCTTACCGCTACCACGTCAGCCAGCACAAGTGCAGCAACAGCTTCGACCTCGTCCGGCCCAGTTTCGGGAATCGCCGCCACCCGCCAGCCCTGCAGAAGCGGAAGCTGTCCGAGGAATTCCTCAGCGAGGACGTGGCTCTCCAGAGCCAGCCCGGGAACAGTAAATACAGCTGCAAGATATGTGGGAAAAGGTTCGCCCACACGAGCGAATTCAACTATCACCGACGGATCCACACGGGGGAGAAGCCCTACCAGTGCAAAGTGTGCCACAAGTTCTTCCGGGGACGTTCCACGATCAAGTGCCACCTGAAGACGCACTCTGGGGCGCTCATGTACCGGTGCACGGTTTGTGGCCACTACAGCTCTACCCTTAACCTTATGAGCAAGCACATAGGAGTGCACAAAGGCAGCCTCCCTCCTGATTTCACCATCGAACAAACTTTCATGTACATCATTCATTCCAAAGATACGGAGAAAAACACAGACAGCTGA